A single region of the Methanoculleus sp. SDB genome encodes:
- a CDS encoding peptidylprolyl isomerase yields MAETREPKKVVLHTTSGDIIIELFSDMPITAGNFVKLVKEGFYDGIVFHRVIKGFMIQAGCPQGTGTGGPGYTIQDEFVRGRSNRRGTLSMANTGRPNSGGSQFFINLVDNTFLDWDNPSTPSKHPVFGIVVGGMDVVDAIGSTATDRNDRPRKEVRITKAEVIS; encoded by the coding sequence ATGGCAGAAACGCGAGAACCGAAAAAGGTCGTACTTCACACGACCAGCGGGGATATTATTATCGAACTGTTTTCCGATATGCCGATTACAGCGGGCAATTTTGTGAAACTGGTGAAAGAAGGATTTTATGACGGAATTGTATTTCACCGCGTCATTAAAGGTTTCATGATCCAGGCGGGCTGCCCGCAGGGCACAGGCACGGGTGGCCCCGGGTATACGATTCAGGACGAGTTTGTCAGGGGGCGTTCGAACCGTCGCGGGACCCTCTCCATGGCAAACACCGGACGCCCGAACAGCGGCGGGAGCCAGTTTTTCATCAACCTGGTGGACAACACCTTCCTCGACTGGGATAATCCGAGCACCCCGTCCAAACACCCCGTCTTCGGGATCGTCGTCGGGGGAATGGATGTCGTGGATGCGATCGGCAGCACCGCGACCGACCGGAACGATCGTCCCCGCAAGGAAGTACGTATCACAAAAGCGGAAGTCATTTCCTGA
- a CDS encoding AsnC family transcriptional regulator — translation MDEKDRMLLTLLDQNSRMPSREIAELVDLEEQDVNERIRLMEEAGIIRQYTTVIDWEKAGDGEVAAIIELKVSPERDFGYDKVAERIARFRQVRSVRLVSGIYDLELLVIGRTIHEVARFVAEQIAPMDHIRETATVLIMKTYKENGHIFYETEKGERLPLSF, via the coding sequence ATGGACGAAAAGGATCGGATGCTCCTCACGCTCCTCGACCAGAACAGCAGGATGCCCTCCCGGGAGATTGCCGAACTGGTCGATCTCGAAGAACAGGACGTCAATGAGCGGATACGCCTGATGGAAGAAGCCGGAATCATCCGGCAATATACCACGGTCATCGACTGGGAGAAGGCCGGCGATGGAGAAGTAGCGGCAATTATCGAGCTCAAGGTGAGTCCGGAGCGTGATTTCGGTTATGACAAGGTTGCAGAGCGGATAGCACGGTTCAGGCAGGTCAGGTCGGTCCGCCTTGTCTCCGGTATTTATGACCTGGAGCTGCTCGTGATTGGCAGGACCATTCACGAAGTCGCACGATTTGTTGCGGAACAGATCGCACCGATGGATCATATCCGCGAAACCGCAACGGTCCTCATCATGAAGACGTACAAGGAAAACGGTCATATTTTTTACGAAACAGAGAAGGGGGAGCGGCTGCCTCTCTCCTTTTAA
- the gpmA gene encoding phosphoglyceromutase (2,3-bisphosphoglycerate-dependent; catalyzes the interconversion of 2-phosphoglycerate to 3-phosphoglycerate): MHTLVLLRHGESIWNKENRFTGWTDIDLSEKGIGEAHAAGRMLREEGYLFDVAYTSVLKRAIRTLWITLDEMDLMWIPVYRSWRLNERHYGALQGLNKAVTAARYGDEQVFIWRRSYTIPPPPLDPADPRSPASDRRYAGFAPEEVPLTECLKDTVSRFLPYWESEIAPAIRSGKRVIIAAHGNSLRALVKHLDSISDDDIPHMNIPTGMPLVYELDDDLRPIRHYYLGDEEAVKAAMDAIAKQGKSQ, from the coding sequence ATGCACACGCTCGTCCTGCTACGCCATGGCGAAAGCATCTGGAACAAGGAGAACCGGTTTACCGGATGGACTGACATTGATCTCTCGGAAAAGGGCATCGGGGAGGCACATGCCGCAGGCAGGATGCTCCGGGAGGAGGGATACCTATTCGACGTCGCCTACACCTCGGTCCTGAAACGGGCAATCAGGACCCTCTGGATCACCCTTGATGAGATGGATTTGATGTGGATACCGGTATACCGGAGCTGGCGGCTCAACGAACGACATTACGGGGCGCTGCAGGGACTTAACAAGGCCGTAACTGCGGCACGGTACGGGGATGAGCAGGTCTTTATCTGGCGCAGGAGTTACACTATCCCGCCACCGCCTCTCGATCCGGCCGATCCCAGATCGCCGGCATCCGATCGCCGGTATGCAGGATTCGCACCGGAGGAGGTGCCGCTCACCGAGTGCCTGAAGGATACCGTTTCCCGGTTCCTCCCCTACTGGGAATCGGAGATCGCCCCGGCTATCCGTTCAGGAAAACGGGTGATCATCGCTGCGCACGGCAACAGCCTCCGTGCTCTCGTCAAGCATCTCGATTCCATTTCAGACGATGATATTCCGCACATGAACATCCCGACCGGCATGCCTCTCGTGTACGAGCTTGACGACGACCTCCGGCCTATCCGCCATTACTATCTTGGTGACGAAGAGGCGGTGAAGGCGGCAATGGATGCCATCGCGAAACAGGGTAAATCACAGTAA
- a CDS encoding glutamine amidotransferase, with protein sequence MGVRIGVLSLQGDVSEHISAFRRTLASMGDGTGRVVAVRHAEEIPPLDALAIPGGESTTISRLIDKNAMRSPIENFDGGIFATCAGMVLLARTVDDVRVRPLGLMDMEVARNAFGRQRESFEAIIPVKGLKDPYHAVFIRAPVATATGGAAEPLAAFDAGIVAIREGRHMALSFHPELTPDIRLHRMFLENLGEL encoded by the coding sequence GTGGGCGTTAGGATCGGCGTTCTCTCGCTTCAGGGGGATGTCAGCGAGCATATCTCGGCATTCCGCCGGACACTTGCCTCCATGGGCGACGGCACCGGGCGGGTTGTCGCGGTACGCCATGCAGAGGAGATCCCGCCCCTTGACGCGCTTGCCATTCCGGGTGGGGAGTCGACGACCATCTCGCGGCTCATTGACAAGAATGCCATGCGGAGCCCGATTGAGAACTTTGATGGCGGAATATTCGCGACCTGTGCCGGTATGGTCCTGCTTGCCCGTACCGTTGATGATGTACGGGTCCGGCCGCTCGGTCTCATGGACATGGAGGTGGCACGGAATGCATTCGGTCGGCAGCGCGAATCATTCGAGGCAATAATTCCGGTGAAGGGCCTAAAAGACCCCTATCACGCCGTTTTCATCAGGGCACCTGTCGCAACGGCGACAGGGGGCGCTGCGGAGCCGCTCGCGGCATTCGATGCGGGGATTGTGGCGATCAGAGAAGGGCGTCACATGGCGCTCTCCTTCCATCCGGAACTGACACCCGATATTCGCCTTCACCGGATGTTTCTGGAAAACCTCGGCGAATTATAA
- a CDS encoding pyridoxal biosynthesis protein, which produces MKLEDLRFGTELIKRGFASMQKGGVIMDVVNAEQARIAEEAGAVAVMSLERVPADIRKAGGVARMADPEIVHEIIDAVSIPVMGKVRIGHFVEAQILENIGVDMIDESEVLTPADEEYHIVKTGFTVPFVCGARNLGEALRRIAEGAAMIRTKGEAGTGNVVEAVRHMHAIMGEIRELQGMNDAERAARAREIEAPFELVRETAERGRLPVVNFSAGGIATPADAALMMQLGADGVFVGSGIFLSENPVKTARAIVEAVNNFENPAVLAEVSRGLGDPMKGIDVHTLKEDEVLRFRGR; this is translated from the coding sequence ATGAAACTGGAAGACCTTCGGTTCGGGACTGAACTGATTAAACGGGGATTTGCCTCCATGCAGAAAGGAGGTGTGATTATGGATGTGGTCAACGCCGAGCAGGCCCGCATCGCCGAGGAGGCCGGTGCGGTAGCCGTCATGTCGCTTGAGAGGGTGCCTGCGGATATCAGGAAAGCCGGAGGTGTGGCGCGTATGGCCGATCCCGAAATCGTGCATGAGATCATCGATGCGGTCTCCATTCCTGTCATGGGGAAGGTGCGGATCGGGCATTTTGTCGAAGCGCAGATTCTCGAGAATATCGGAGTCGATATGATCGACGAGAGCGAGGTGCTGACTCCTGCCGACGAGGAGTACCATATCGTGAAGACCGGATTTACCGTTCCGTTCGTGTGCGGCGCTCGGAATCTCGGCGAAGCGCTCAGGAGAATTGCCGAGGGAGCGGCGATGATCCGAACAAAGGGGGAAGCAGGCACCGGTAATGTGGTTGAGGCGGTTCGCCATATGCATGCGATCATGGGCGAAATCCGCGAGCTGCAGGGCATGAATGATGCAGAGCGTGCCGCACGCGCCCGTGAGATCGAAGCGCCGTTCGAGCTTGTCAGGGAGACTGCGGAACGCGGCCGCCTGCCGGTGGTGAACTTCTCCGCAGGCGGCATTGCGACACCCGCGGATGCGGCACTTATGATGCAGCTCGGTGCCGATGGCGTATTCGTCGGATCGGGCATCTTTCTCTCGGAAAACCCGGTGAAGACTGCGCGGGCAATCGTCGAAGCGGTGAATAATTTCGAAAATCCCGCGGTTCTTGCCGAAGTCAGTCGCGGGCTCGGCGATCCGATGAAAGGAATCGACGTGCACACGCTGAAAGAGGACGAGGTGCTCCGGTTCCGTGGGCGTTAG
- a CDS encoding adenylosuccinate synthetase (catalyzes the formation of N6-(1,2,-dicarboxyethyl)-AMP from L-aspartate, inosine monophosphate and GTP in AMP biosynthesis) — MFIPENHPILLERTMSCTVIVGGFFGDEGKGKVVAHIAHKDHPSIISRGGVGPNAGHTVKVGEREYGVRMIPSGFVYENARLCIGSGVLVDPRVFFQEVELLGVRDRIFVDGRCSIIEEEHIARDKGDSHLAKTIGSTGSGCGPANVDRVMRTARQAKDLPELRGYLTDVSLDINTSLDSGEFVLLEGTQGFGISLYFGTYPYVTSKDTSASQIAADNGVGPTKIDEVITVFKAYPTRVGEGPFGTEMSREESHRLGIEEFGTVTHRERRIGVWDAAMAKYSAMVNGATQVAITGIDHIDMDCFGATSYDQLSKKARDFIKSAENDIGVPVTLISTGPDISQIIDLRDDI; from the coding sequence ATGTTTATACCGGAGAATCACCCCATCCTACTTGAGAGAACAATGAGTTGTACAGTCATCGTCGGCGGATTTTTTGGTGATGAGGGAAAGGGGAAGGTTGTTGCCCATATTGCCCATAAGGATCACCCCTCTATCATTTCCCGGGGCGGGGTCGGCCCGAATGCGGGGCACACGGTAAAGGTCGGGGAAAGAGAGTATGGTGTCCGGATGATCCCGTCCGGCTTCGTTTATGAGAATGCCCGGTTGTGTATCGGGAGCGGGGTACTGGTTGATCCGCGGGTGTTTTTTCAGGAAGTTGAGCTTCTCGGAGTACGCGATCGCATCTTCGTAGACGGCCGGTGCAGTATCATTGAGGAAGAGCATATCGCCCGTGACAAGGGCGATTCCCACCTTGCAAAGACCATCGGTTCGACAGGAAGCGGGTGCGGGCCTGCCAACGTCGATCGGGTAATGCGCACCGCACGGCAGGCGAAGGACCTGCCCGAACTTCGCGGCTATCTCACCGACGTCTCCCTTGATATCAACACTTCCCTTGATTCGGGAGAGTTTGTCCTCCTCGAAGGCACGCAGGGGTTCGGTATCTCGCTCTACTTCGGCACCTATCCGTACGTGACCAGCAAGGATACCTCGGCCTCGCAGATTGCGGCAGATAACGGCGTGGGACCGACGAAGATTGATGAAGTCATCACGGTCTTCAAGGCATACCCGACCCGCGTCGGCGAAGGGCCTTTTGGTACGGAAATGAGCCGCGAAGAGTCGCACCGCCTCGGGATCGAGGAATTCGGGACGGTGACGCACCGGGAACGGCGTATCGGCGTATGGGACGCAGCGATGGCAAAATATTCGGCGATGGTGAACGGCGCCACCCAGGTTGCCATCACGGGAATTGACCATATCGATATGGACTGTTTCGGTGCCACGTCGTACGACCAGCTTTCAAAGAAGGCACGGGATTTCATAAAAAGCGCAGAAAACGATATCGGGGTTCCGGTAACGCTGATCTCCACCGGTCCCGATATCTCCCAGATCATCGATCTAAGGGATGATATATGA
- a CDS encoding cobalamin biosynthesis protein CobD — MVFPALVLWAALFLDRLAGDPRNTLHPTAYLGRLIGWWGRPGLYRPGLQRVAGVLGTLLTAGLFAAPFLFFDLFAPVPLYLIGAPVLLKLCLAWRCLEEHVAAVEEAVARDGKSGRDEVRLLVSRDTSALGGEGVLSAAYESMAENCVDSIIAPLFYFTLFGLPGAAVYRAVNTMDAMLGYTDHRRSIGWFPARSDDILNYIPARITGLLLLLYFAMRGRFRPALRTLASDAHRRPGINGGIPMAAIAGGAGVRFEKPRYYTMGEAERSLTEGGPEIVGAVRAATLCAAVLFSVTLVFIALPAL; from the coding sequence ATGGTATTCCCGGCGCTAGTCCTCTGGGCCGCGCTGTTCCTCGACCGGCTTGCAGGCGACCCGCGAAACACCCTGCACCCGACTGCCTATCTTGGGCGGCTGATCGGATGGTGGGGGCGACCCGGCCTGTATCGCCCCGGGCTTCAGCGCGTGGCAGGTGTCCTGGGCACTCTCCTCACGGCGGGGCTGTTCGCCGCCCCGTTCCTCTTTTTTGATCTCTTTGCGCCGGTGCCCCTCTATCTTATCGGGGCTCCGGTGCTGCTCAAACTCTGTCTGGCGTGGCGATGCCTCGAGGAGCATGTCGCCGCGGTGGAAGAGGCGGTGGCGCGGGACGGGAAGAGCGGCCGTGATGAGGTGCGGCTGCTCGTTTCCCGTGACACGTCCGCTCTCGGGGGAGAGGGGGTGCTCTCTGCTGCCTATGAATCGATGGCTGAGAATTGCGTCGACTCCATCATTGCACCCCTCTTTTATTTCACGCTGTTCGGGCTTCCCGGCGCTGCGGTGTACAGAGCGGTGAATACCATGGACGCGATGCTCGGGTATACCGATCACCGCCGAAGTATCGGGTGGTTTCCGGCCCGCTCCGACGATATTCTCAATTATATTCCCGCCCGGATCACCGGCCTGCTTCTTCTCCTGTATTTCGCGATGCGGGGGCGGTTCAGGCCGGCGCTCCGGACGCTTGCTTCTGATGCACACCGGCGTCCGGGAATCAACGGTGGTATTCCCATGGCGGCGATTGCGGGGGGTGCGGGAGTCAGGTTTGAAAAACCGAGATATTATACTATGGGCGAGGCCGAGCGGAGCCTTACCGAGGGCGGACCCGAAATCGTTGGGGCGGTTCGGGCTGCAACCCTCTGTGCCGCCGTGCTTTTTTCCGTTACCCTTGTATTTATTGCCCTCCCTGCTCTATAG
- a CDS encoding aromatic amino acid aminotransferase (catalyzes the transamination of the aromatic amino acid forming a ketoacid; first step in aromatic amino acid degradation in lactococci) — protein MTDRVSRKAREIPPSGIRKFFDLIQDMEDVISLGVGEPDFATPWNICESSIYSIEQGTTSYTSNRGMPALCEEVTRYLDRRFHLTYNPKNEIIITSGASEALDIAVRAIVDPGDEVLVAEPCYVAYAPNVMLAGGHPVPVPCREQDAFRLTADALLEAVSSRSKAVMINFPNNPTGGVMDAASLRAIADIITDHDLILISDEIYAELSYEAQHVAAATVGDLRERTITINGFSKAYAMTGWRVGYLCAPEALTDAALKIHQYVMLCAPVMGQVAAREALRHGDRARDEMISEYKMRRNLFIRGLNRIGLPCHMPKGAFYAFPSVGMTGLSDEEFAERLLTEQHVAAVPGSVFGASGSGHMRCSYATSRENLVSALDRIETFLSTL, from the coding sequence ATGACAGATCGTGTGTCGCGGAAGGCGCGTGAGATTCCCCCATCCGGTATCAGAAAGTTTTTTGATCTGATCCAGGACATGGAGGACGTAATATCGCTCGGTGTGGGCGAACCCGATTTTGCCACGCCGTGGAATATCTGCGAGTCGAGCATTTACTCCATTGAGCAGGGTACAACCTCTTACACCTCCAACCGCGGCATGCCTGCGCTCTGCGAGGAGGTCACCCGCTATCTTGACCGGAGGTTTCACCTCACCTACAATCCCAAAAACGAGATAATCATCACGAGCGGAGCGTCCGAGGCGCTCGACATCGCTGTCCGGGCCATTGTGGATCCCGGGGACGAGGTGCTTGTGGCGGAGCCGTGTTACGTCGCGTATGCACCGAACGTCATGCTCGCCGGAGGACACCCGGTTCCGGTTCCCTGTCGCGAGCAGGATGCGTTCCGCCTTACCGCGGATGCGCTTCTCGAGGCAGTTTCGTCCCGGAGCAAGGCTGTCATGATCAACTTCCCGAACAATCCTACCGGCGGCGTGATGGATGCAGCGTCACTCCGGGCGATTGCCGATATCATCACCGATCATGACCTGATCCTGATCAGTGACGAGATCTACGCGGAACTGAGTTACGAGGCACAGCATGTGGCGGCGGCCACGGTGGGCGACCTCCGGGAGAGAACGATTACCATCAACGGATTCTCCAAAGCCTATGCAATGACCGGCTGGCGTGTGGGGTACCTCTGTGCTCCCGAAGCTCTCACCGACGCGGCACTTAAAATTCACCAGTACGTCATGCTCTGTGCACCGGTGATGGGGCAGGTGGCTGCGCGGGAAGCGCTGCGTCACGGCGACCGCGCACGTGACGAGATGATCAGTGAATACAAGATGCGGCGGAACCTCTTTATTCGCGGCCTCAATCGCATCGGCCTTCCCTGTCATATGCCCAAGGGGGCATTCTACGCCTTTCCCTCGGTCGGGATGACCGGACTCTCCGATGAGGAATTCGCCGAACGTCTTCTCACGGAGCAGCATGTCGCCGCCGTACCGGGGAGTGTGTTCGGTGCTTCCGGAAGCGGTCATATGCGGTGCAGCTACGCCACGTCCCGGGAGAATCTCGTCAGCGCACTGGACCGGATCGAGACATTTCTCTCCACACTCTGA